The Candidatus Eisenbacteria bacterium genome includes a region encoding these proteins:
- a CDS encoding GAF domain-containing protein, with protein sequence MTQPNPKLGPERRAPLRLVASLGSLSFAVQSAFDTNGLVNSLAESVLDLARADQFVLLLLDYETGELEGDHFEHGHVGATGHTRIVPTPASFLGRIVRRETLIVEDPTGIRLAGGDDLSWRGGSPETMIGVPVVIGTSLLGVAVVGYRRKVSVNDRRRRLLLFLADQIGLAVDRIRTHGDLETKRRKLEEAAVALRRTEEAKSDLISVVSHELRTPLTAIKAYTETMLDNLGRPTFTMQEKFLGIVNEECDRLSRIVNDVLDLSRMESGRRRLKVESLDLARLIEEVTPTVAPELAHKRLHLVPALERDLHAIEADPDLLKQVLVNLIANAAKFSRPSTDVVVRAGRNGERMAIAVEDHGMGIAPDKLSRVFERFYRVEDGGAERVAGTGLGLAIVKSVVELHGGTIRVESVVGQGSRFVMDLPLRQHGFRDLMRSLGPFFERPELQALLQSCVEMVAEVMDARIVSLMFCNEAGTELLIQAAYGLDADMVARTRVKMGDSIAGWVAQTSENLCVTDIENDRRFRKMNHPQYETKSLLCVPLKIGGETVGVVNVNNKTTGIPFDADDLNLLVAIARRIGQAVERVRAAGESGDIPAMLTTVRAIVRARRSHLLPGSRRGFKLAADLGRGLKLQLEDVEILGYVAKIHDVGMLSVADDLLLSDRRWTEAERRRVEGHPQAGVQLLKPIEIASRVNATILSHHEHFDGHGYPRGLKGEEIPLLARILAVLDAYESMTAGRPYREPFSEEDAVAEIRRCAGTQFDPRVVEEFVRILRSREESNGAPPRPSESELNRDAVR encoded by the coding sequence GTGACGCAGCCCAATCCCAAGCTTGGGCCAGAGCGAAGAGCGCCCCTTCGGCTCGTCGCGAGCCTCGGGAGCCTGAGCTTCGCCGTCCAGTCCGCCTTCGACACGAACGGTCTCGTCAACTCCCTTGCCGAAAGCGTGCTCGACCTCGCCCGAGCCGATCAGTTCGTGCTCCTCCTCCTGGACTATGAAACCGGAGAGCTGGAGGGGGACCATTTCGAGCATGGACACGTCGGAGCGACGGGCCACACGCGCATCGTGCCGACGCCGGCGAGCTTCCTCGGACGGATCGTGCGGCGCGAAACCCTCATCGTCGAGGATCCCACCGGCATTCGGCTGGCGGGCGGCGACGATCTCTCCTGGCGCGGGGGGAGCCCCGAAACCATGATCGGCGTTCCCGTCGTCATCGGCACGTCGCTCCTGGGCGTGGCGGTGGTCGGCTACCGCCGCAAGGTATCCGTCAATGACCGCCGCCGCCGGCTGCTCCTCTTCCTCGCGGACCAGATCGGCCTCGCGGTCGACAGGATCCGCACCCACGGCGACCTGGAGACGAAGCGGCGGAAGCTCGAGGAAGCCGCCGTGGCCCTCCGCCGGACGGAGGAGGCGAAGTCGGATCTCATCTCGGTCGTCTCGCACGAGCTCCGAACGCCCCTGACCGCGATCAAGGCCTACACCGAGACCATGCTCGACAACCTGGGGCGCCCCACCTTCACGATGCAGGAGAAATTCCTGGGAATCGTGAACGAGGAGTGCGACCGGCTCTCGCGCATCGTGAACGATGTGCTCGATCTGAGCCGCATGGAATCCGGGCGCCGCCGGCTCAAGGTCGAGTCTCTCGATCTCGCCCGTCTGATCGAGGAGGTCACGCCGACGGTGGCACCCGAGCTCGCACACAAGCGCCTCCACCTGGTTCCGGCGCTGGAGCGCGATCTGCACGCCATAGAAGCCGATCCCGACCTCTTGAAGCAGGTGCTGGTGAACCTGATCGCGAACGCCGCCAAATTTTCGCGACCGAGCACCGACGTCGTGGTTCGGGCCGGACGGAACGGCGAGCGGATGGCCATCGCGGTCGAGGACCACGGCATGGGGATCGCGCCCGACAAGCTCTCGCGGGTGTTCGAGCGGTTCTACCGGGTCGAGGACGGCGGCGCCGAGCGCGTGGCCGGCACGGGATTGGGCCTCGCGATCGTGAAGAGCGTGGTCGAGCTCCACGGCGGCACCATCCGCGTCGAGAGCGTGGTGGGACAGGGCAGCCGGTTCGTCATGGACCTGCCGCTCCGCCAGCACGGCTTCCGAGACCTCATGCGATCGCTGGGACCGTTCTTCGAGCGTCCCGAGCTTCAGGCGCTCCTCCAGAGCTGCGTGGAGATGGTCGCCGAGGTGATGGACGCACGGATCGTCTCGCTCATGTTCTGCAACGAGGCGGGCACCGAGCTCCTCATCCAGGCGGCGTACGGACTCGACGCGGACATGGTCGCGCGGACGCGGGTCAAGATGGGCGACTCGATCGCGGGCTGGGTCGCTCAGACCTCGGAAAATCTCTGCGTGACCGACATCGAGAACGACCGCCGCTTCCGGAAGATGAATCACCCCCAATACGAGACCAAGTCGCTCCTCTGCGTGCCGCTGAAGATCGGAGGAGAGACGGTCGGGGTCGTGAACGTGAACAACAAGACGACCGGCATCCCCTTCGACGCCGACGACCTCAACCTGCTCGTGGCGATCGCGCGCCGCATCGGACAGGCCGTCGAGCGGGTCCGGGCGGCGGGCGAATCGGGCGACATCCCGGCCATGCTCACGACCGTGCGGGCCATCGTGCGGGCGCGCCGGAGCCACCTCCTTCCCGGCTCGCGCCGCGGATTCAAGCTGGCCGCCGACCTGGGTCGCGGCCTCAAGCTCCAGCTCGAGGACGTCGAGATCCTGGGCTACGTCGCGAAGATTCACGACGTCGGGATGCTCTCCGTCGCTGATGACCTTCTGCTGAGCGACCGCCGGTGGACGGAGGCGGAGCGCCGGCGCGTCGAGGGGCACCCCCAGGCGGGCGTCCAGCTCCTCAAGCCGATCGAGATCGCCTCGAGGGTGAACGCGACCATCCTGAGCCACCACGAGCACTTCGACGGGCACGGCTATCCGCGGGGGCTCAAGGGAGAGGAGATTCCGCTCTTGGCGCGGATCCTCGCGGTTCTCGATGCCTACGAATCGATGACGGCGGGCCGGCCGTACCGGGAGCCCTTCTCGGAGGAGGATGCCGTCGCGGAGATACGCCGCTGTGCGGGGACCCAGTTCGATCCGCGCGTCGTCGAAGAGTTCGTCCGGATCCTGAGATCCCGCGAGGAATCGAATGGCGCGCCCCCGCGCCCGAGCGAATCGGAGCTGAATCGTGACGCTGTCCGTTGA